In Bacteroidia bacterium, a genomic segment contains:
- a CDS encoding OmpA family protein produces the protein MKGSLRAGFFGFLLLLILSPLYGQNAQQKWGLSLGYTQRDFTGIPTQDISAVDFKPAFHVGLNRYLNPSFDLSFQTAIVPFSFGRDNPMLKDLGDADLTFRYKLNNGYILKESAGIAPYLLAGGSINTLGYENPDINFSVPLGLGFRINTGIPVSLDVNAMYKLNVTDFQDYFSINAGVIFHFGEKLPPPVVEDPDTDGDGIKDPLDECPDVAGIASLNGCPDRDGDGIADQLDKCPDTFGLIEFEGCPDTDRDKDGVTNEMDECPDDPGPASLNGCPDRDGDGIADQNDVCPDIAGIAALNGCPDRDGDGITDAEDACPDQAGTRELKGCPEIEEEVVEKLEFATKAVQFEHNSSILRQSSYAVLDTLVNIMGDYPAYSLRASGHTDSEGNDGYNLELSEKRAKACVDYLVSKGVSPARLVYIGYGEAKPIDDNITEEGKATNRRVEFELFVR, from the coding sequence ATGAAAGGCTCCCTACGCGCTGGTTTTTTCGGATTTCTCCTTCTGCTGATCTTATCACCTTTGTATGGACAAAACGCTCAGCAAAAATGGGGACTGAGTCTGGGTTATACCCAAAGAGATTTTACGGGTATTCCTACACAGGACATTAGTGCAGTCGATTTCAAACCCGCTTTTCATGTCGGCCTCAACCGCTATCTGAACCCTTCTTTTGACTTGAGTTTTCAGACAGCCATTGTTCCGTTTTCATTTGGAAGGGATAACCCGATGTTAAAAGATCTGGGTGATGCAGATCTGACCTTTCGGTATAAGCTGAATAACGGATACATTTTGAAAGAATCTGCGGGGATTGCGCCTTATTTGCTGGCAGGTGGAAGTATCAATACCCTCGGGTATGAAAATCCGGATATCAATTTTTCTGTACCGCTGGGGCTGGGTTTCCGGATCAATACAGGAATTCCCGTTTCATTGGATGTGAATGCAATGTATAAGCTCAATGTAACTGATTTTCAGGATTATTTTTCAATCAATGCCGGTGTGATCTTCCATTTTGGAGAAAAACTCCCCCCACCAGTCGTCGAAGATCCGGATACTGACGGAGACGGCATCAAAGACCCGCTGGATGAGTGTCCGGATGTTGCCGGGATTGCCAGTCTGAATGGTTGTCCGGATCGCGACGGAGACGGGATTGCCGATCAGCTTGACAAATGTCCCGATACATTTGGTCTGATTGAATTTGAAGGCTGCCCCGACACTGACAGAGACAAGGATGGGGTAACCAATGAAATGGACGAATGCCCGGATGATCCGGGGCCTGCTTCGTTGAACGGCTGTCCGGACAGAGATGGAGACGGGATTGCCGATCAAAACGATGTATGTCCTGACATAGCAGGAATAGCTGCCCTGAATGGTTGCCCCGACAGAGATGGAGACGGCATCACAGACGCTGAAGATGCCTGTCCGGATCAGGCAGGAACGAGAGAGTTGAAAGGCTGCCCTGAAATAGAAGAGGAAGTCGTGGAAAAATTGGAGTTTGCTACAAAAGCAGTCCAGTTTGAGCATAATAGCTCTATTCTTCGTCAGTCATCCTATGCCGTACTCGATACGCTGGTCAATATTATGGGAGACTACCCGGCCTACAGCCTGCGCGCCTCTGGCCACACCGATTCGGAAGGGAATGATGGATATAACCTCGAACTGTCTGAAAAAAGAGCCAAAGCTTGCGTAGATTATCTGGTCAGTAAAGGGGTATCGCCTGCACGGCTGGTATATATTGGCTATGGAGAAGCGAAACCGATTGATGACAACATCACAGAAGAAGGCAAAGCTACCAATCGCAGGGTGGAGTTTGAATTGTTCGTGCGATGA
- a CDS encoding alpha/beta fold hydrolase, with protein MELNAKTFGQGPALIILHGLFGSLDNWVTHARTLSSDFTVFLPDQRNHGKSPHAEIWDYPSMAEDLADFMDSHGIFQAHLLGHSMGGKTVMQFASEYPERIDRLIVADMAPKAYPRHHDEIISALYSLDLKTISTRQEADQTLRKGIPEDFVRQFLLKSLGRSAELQFEWKFNLDVISRDYDKILAPISLPTPFTHPTLFISGSKSSYVLPEDIPLIRSYFPSVSFQKISEAGHWLHADQPEAFISAVRNFLLS; from the coding sequence ATGGAACTGAATGCTAAAACATTCGGGCAGGGGCCAGCCCTGATTATCCTTCATGGACTATTTGGTTCTTTGGATAATTGGGTCACCCATGCGCGTACCCTTTCATCTGATTTTACTGTATTCCTGCCCGATCAGCGCAATCACGGCAAATCCCCGCATGCTGAAATTTGGGACTATCCTTCCATGGCTGAAGATTTAGCGGACTTTATGGATAGCCATGGCATATTTCAGGCACATCTGCTGGGCCACTCTATGGGGGGAAAAACAGTCATGCAATTTGCCTCCGAATATCCGGAGCGTATCGACCGATTGATTGTCGCGGATATGGCTCCCAAGGCGTATCCACGACATCACGACGAAATTATTAGCGCATTGTATTCTCTGGACCTAAAGACAATTTCTACCCGGCAGGAGGCAGACCAAACCTTGCGCAAAGGCATTCCCGAAGATTTTGTCAGACAATTTTTACTCAAAAGTCTGGGCCGGTCGGCAGAGCTGCAGTTTGAATGGAAATTTAACCTTGATGTTATTTCCCGCGATTACGACAAGATTCTGGCTCCGATAAGTCTCCCTACGCCATTCACCCACCCTACCCTCTTTATTTCCGGAAGCAAATCTTCTTACGTACTGCCTGAAGATATCCCACTGATTCGGTCTTATTTCCCCTCTGTATCGTTTCAAAAAATCTCCGAAGCCGGCCACTGGCTCCATGCAGACCAACCGGAAGCATTTATTTCGGCTGTTCGCAACTTCCTCCTTTCCTGA
- a CDS encoding FKBP-type peptidyl-prolyl cis-trans isomerase — translation MTISPQKVVSITYQLRLDAADGEFVEEVNLEEPLVFLFGAGNMLPAFEDNLHGLGTGDAFNFSLKSVDAYGEMNEEAIIQLPKAAFMVDGVLAEDMLVLGNIVPMRDQDGNTLRGRITNLADDSVEMDFNHPLAGRDLFFKGEIVQIRQATKDEIDHGHVHGHGGVHH, via the coding sequence ATGACTATTTCACCACAGAAAGTTGTGTCCATCACCTACCAGCTTCGCCTGGATGCTGCTGACGGAGAGTTTGTTGAGGAAGTAAACCTGGAAGAGCCCCTCGTATTTCTTTTTGGTGCAGGCAATATGCTCCCTGCATTTGAAGATAATCTTCATGGACTTGGTACAGGCGACGCCTTTAATTTTAGCCTGAAAAGCGTAGATGCCTATGGTGAAATGAATGAGGAAGCCATCATTCAACTTCCCAAAGCTGCGTTTATGGTTGATGGTGTTTTGGCTGAAGATATGCTTGTGCTCGGAAATATTGTTCCTATGCGCGACCAGGATGGAAACACGCTCCGCGGCCGTATCACCAATTTAGCTGATGACAGCGTGGAAATGGACTTTAATCACCCACTTGCCGGTCGTGATCTTTTCTTCAAAGGAGAAATTGTGCAGATCAGACAAGCTACAAAGGACGAAATTGACCACGGGCATGTTCATGGCCATGGTGGTGTTCATCACTAA
- a CDS encoding acyl carrier protein translates to MKKRNIDVSELALNLNYLTSTYYDTGEDQSKDVQSGREAETQLKNIMLEMAAIPDSEFSWNHTLRTELGLDSLDMVELVMICEKDFGISISDKEWQLLSTAGNLRDLVISRLPSI, encoded by the coding sequence ATGAAGAAGAGAAACATCGATGTGTCGGAACTTGCTTTAAACCTTAACTATTTGACCAGCACCTACTATGACACCGGGGAAGACCAATCTAAAGATGTTCAGTCGGGACGGGAAGCGGAAACACAATTAAAAAACATCATGTTGGAAATGGCGGCTATTCCGGATTCTGAATTTTCCTGGAATCACACCCTTCGCACGGAACTGGGACTGGATTCGCTGGATATGGTAGAGTTGGTGATGATCTGCGAAAAAGACTTTGGCATCAGTATTTCAGACAAGGAATGGCAATTGTTGTCTACTGCGGGAAATCTGAGAGACCTTGTTATTTCCCGTTTACCTAGTATTTGA
- a CDS encoding YdcF family protein: MRKFLKKLFFILAGITALIIVLYLIRVPVLRSIGGFLIYEDTLMPSDAIIVLSGNSSERAKKAGELYRQKMAPLVIATGGVVNQALSAYGIEISDAALTEIALRREGVDSAAIRTIGRGTSTYEESEELLGYVHREGFKRIIVVTSKFHTRRTRSVFRKKFREVGVDVLLAGAEPEDYEVETWWNAEPAMIFVNNEYVKMVYYWLKY; this comes from the coding sequence ATGAGGAAGTTCCTGAAAAAACTTTTTTTTATCCTTGCCGGAATCACAGCACTGATTATTGTTCTTTATCTGATTCGGGTGCCAGTCCTTCGCAGCATAGGTGGATTTCTGATTTATGAAGACACCCTCATGCCATCTGATGCGATCATTGTACTTTCGGGCAACTCTTCTGAGCGGGCAAAAAAAGCGGGAGAGTTATATCGTCAAAAGATGGCCCCCCTGGTGATTGCTACCGGAGGCGTTGTCAATCAGGCGCTTTCTGCATATGGCATAGAAATCAGTGATGCAGCCCTTACGGAAATCGCCCTCAGGCGGGAAGGCGTAGACAGTGCCGCCATTCGTACAATCGGAAGAGGAACCAGTACCTATGAGGAATCAGAAGAGTTATTGGGATATGTCCACCGGGAAGGATTTAAACGGATCATTGTCGTGACCTCAAAATTCCATACCCGGCGGACAAGAAGTGTTTTCAGGAAAAAGTTCAGAGAGGTGGGCGTCGACGTATTACTTGCGGGAGCAGAACCAGAAGATTATGAAGTGGAAACCTGGTGGAATGCTGAACCTGCAATGATTTTTGTGAATAACGAATACGTCAAAATGGTGTACTATTGGCTCAAATACTAG
- a CDS encoding dipeptidase, which produces MEEIQNYIELHKDRFLGELMEFLKIPSISADKAYKKDVETAANWLAEKFRQVSMDVVEVIPTAGNPVVYAEKIVSKDLPTVLIYGHYDVQPPDPLELWTSPPFEPVIKDGKIYARGSCDDKGQVYMHVKAMEILHAMGPLPCNVKFIVEGEEEVGSVHLEGFVKENKDRLKADIILVSDTSMIANDTPSITVGLRGLAYMEVTVTGPNRDLHSGIYGGAIDNPLNVLCEMIASLKDPATGKITIPGFYDKVVSLSEEERNAMAKQPFNREKYLAELDVADTRGEKGYSIIEQRSIRPTLDVNGIWGGYTGEGAKTVLPAKASAKISMRLVPNQSPQEISDLFASHFQSIAPASVKVSVTALHGGQAAMLSTQTPGYQAAASAMKDTFGKDPIPTREGGSIPIVALFQEVLGLDTVLMGFGLNSDAIHSPNEHYGVFNYLKGIETIPRFHQHFAKISPNV; this is translated from the coding sequence ATGGAAGAAATACAGAATTATATTGAACTACATAAAGACAGGTTTCTTGGTGAGTTGATGGAATTTTTGAAAATACCGAGTATCAGTGCAGACAAGGCTTATAAAAAAGATGTGGAAACCGCGGCAAACTGGCTCGCCGAAAAATTCCGGCAGGTCAGCATGGACGTGGTAGAGGTAATCCCTACTGCGGGAAATCCTGTCGTCTATGCAGAAAAAATTGTTTCTAAGGATTTACCTACCGTACTGATTTATGGCCATTACGATGTGCAGCCGCCCGATCCATTGGAACTTTGGACAAGTCCTCCTTTTGAGCCCGTGATCAAAGACGGGAAAATTTATGCCCGCGGATCATGTGATGACAAAGGTCAGGTGTATATGCATGTGAAAGCCATGGAAATTTTGCATGCGATGGGGCCGCTCCCCTGTAACGTAAAGTTTATCGTAGAGGGAGAAGAAGAAGTCGGGAGCGTACATCTCGAAGGATTTGTGAAAGAAAACAAGGACCGGCTGAAAGCAGATATTATCCTCGTATCAGATACATCGATGATTGCCAATGATACGCCATCCATTACGGTAGGGCTTCGCGGTCTCGCTTATATGGAAGTAACCGTCACAGGCCCCAACCGCGATCTGCATTCAGGTATCTACGGAGGCGCCATTGATAATCCGTTGAACGTACTTTGCGAGATGATCGCTTCCCTGAAAGACCCTGCGACAGGAAAAATTACCATTCCGGGCTTTTACGACAAAGTGGTTTCCTTGTCGGAGGAAGAGCGCAATGCCATGGCTAAGCAACCTTTTAACAGAGAAAAATACCTGGCCGAGCTGGATGTTGCCGATACACGCGGAGAAAAAGGGTATTCGATCATTGAGCAGCGCTCGATTCGCCCGACATTGGATGTAAACGGAATCTGGGGCGGTTATACAGGTGAAGGCGCAAAAACGGTACTTCCGGCCAAAGCCAGTGCCAAAATATCCATGCGGCTCGTACCAAACCAATCCCCACAGGAAATCAGCGACTTATTTGCCAGTCACTTTCAGTCGATTGCTCCCGCCTCGGTAAAAGTCAGCGTAACCGCATTGCACGGCGGACAGGCGGCGATGTTGTCCACCCAAACCCCTGGCTATCAGGCAGCGGCATCAGCTATGAAAGATACATTCGGGAAAGATCCTATTCCGACACGTGAAGGAGGATCTATACCGATCGTTGCGCTTTTTCAGGAAGTGCTGGGGCTTGATACCGTTTTGATGGGATTTGGCTTAAACTCAGATGCGATTCATAGTCCCAATGAGCACTATGGGGTATTCAACTACCTGAAAGGAATTGAAACCATTCCCCGGTTCCATCAGCATTTTGCCAAGATTTCCCCTAACGTATAA
- a CDS encoding T9SS type A sorting domain-containing protein yields the protein MKRWLLCVLLLPSLLPGQPVFLLEQISFEENGLNLSNAFAGGMDQPQISMADLNGDHLQDLLIFDRAGDHVSVFVNTGNPGNPTYQFSPQLATKFPSLRDWVLLRDYDCDGKADIFSALPDSSAITVYRNTSQGNELSFVLAYPKLTVPGGVISVFETDIPAIADVDGDGDLDILNFDNQGSHVRFYENTGGCSSLSFEVNANCWGEFQEAGLSNDITLQTACKRGTEGNAGHSGSTLCAIDVDGDSALELLLGDLNNSNLVYLHNGGTPDFAQMDQVLTAFPAAHPASLLQFPAAFSLDIDDDGRKDLLVAPNAPNISINRENLWWYKNTGTTTAANYSFQQNDFLSETMVDVGSVSYPVWFDYNADGLQDLIIGNYLSRIPGQPEKSGLTLYENIGTATAPAFKLISRNYLDLSALFNPQIFGVYPAFGDLDGDGDQDMIIGEESGAIHYFTNQAGPGNIADFTLTAPFYFGIDVGNSATPLIADVNEDGRYDLVIGEKNGNLEYYENTGTATVPAFGPGNKTFGAVDVMPACCTGYSVPWLFRNSLGDWELLVGSESGGIFHYGNLAGNLNGSFTLISSQYGNIAEGTRISISGSDITGDGKPEMVIGNLRGGIAIYSTDAANPIETLSVKDSPSVTIYPNPGMNPASLHLRVKPFQPFSLQIFTASGKMIHQSAIRDEAAQLGIPVPALPPGIYLIKLTLNDSRIFTAKWIITTGF from the coding sequence ATGAAACGCTGGCTTCTTTGTGTCCTTTTGTTGCCTTCACTTCTTCCCGGGCAGCCGGTTTTCCTTCTGGAACAGATATCCTTTGAGGAAAATGGTCTCAATCTCTCCAACGCTTTCGCTGGCGGCATGGATCAACCCCAGATTTCAATGGCAGACCTCAATGGGGATCATCTTCAGGATTTGTTGATCTTCGATCGGGCAGGTGACCATGTATCTGTTTTTGTCAATACAGGGAATCCGGGTAACCCCACTTACCAGTTCTCCCCACAGCTTGCTACAAAATTCCCATCGCTGAGAGACTGGGTTTTGCTCAGAGATTATGACTGCGATGGAAAGGCCGATATCTTTTCCGCCCTCCCGGATTCTTCTGCAATCACGGTATATCGCAATACCAGCCAGGGAAATGAACTGAGTTTTGTGCTTGCTTATCCCAAACTTACCGTCCCGGGAGGGGTGATCTCCGTATTTGAAACCGATATTCCGGCCATTGCAGATGTAGATGGAGATGGCGATCTGGATATTCTCAATTTTGACAACCAGGGATCCCATGTGCGATTTTATGAAAATACCGGTGGTTGCAGTTCGCTTTCTTTTGAGGTGAATGCCAATTGCTGGGGTGAGTTTCAGGAAGCAGGACTCAGTAACGATATTACCCTGCAAACCGCTTGCAAACGCGGCACCGAAGGTAACGCCGGACATTCAGGATCTACCCTCTGTGCAATAGATGTGGATGGCGACAGCGCACTCGAACTACTTTTAGGCGACCTGAATAATTCCAATCTGGTATATCTGCATAATGGCGGTACACCAGATTTCGCGCAAATGGACCAGGTTCTCACCGCTTTTCCTGCTGCTCATCCGGCCTCCCTCCTTCAGTTTCCCGCCGCATTTAGCCTGGACATAGATGATGATGGCCGAAAGGATCTCCTCGTAGCACCCAATGCGCCCAATATTTCTATTAACAGGGAAAACCTCTGGTGGTACAAAAATACGGGCACAACCACTGCCGCAAACTATTCCTTTCAACAAAATGATTTTTTATCAGAAACCATGGTTGATGTCGGATCGGTCAGCTATCCGGTCTGGTTTGACTACAATGCCGATGGCCTTCAGGATTTGATAATAGGTAACTATCTTTCCCGTATTCCCGGGCAACCAGAGAAATCAGGACTGACTTTATATGAAAATATCGGGACCGCCACAGCACCCGCTTTCAAGCTGATCAGCCGCAATTATCTCGATCTGTCTGCCTTATTTAATCCGCAGATTTTTGGTGTTTACCCCGCTTTTGGTGATTTGGACGGCGATGGTGATCAGGACATGATCATCGGAGAAGAAAGTGGTGCCATTCATTACTTCACAAACCAGGCGGGCCCGGGAAATATAGCGGACTTTACCCTTACAGCCCCCTTTTATTTTGGCATAGACGTCGGCAACAGCGCTACACCCCTGATCGCTGATGTCAATGAAGATGGCCGCTATGACCTGGTCATCGGAGAAAAAAATGGCAACCTCGAATATTATGAAAATACAGGAACAGCCACTGTGCCGGCTTTTGGTCCGGGCAATAAGACTTTTGGCGCAGTGGATGTAATGCCTGCATGTTGTACCGGTTACAGTGTTCCCTGGTTGTTTCGCAATTCACTCGGAGATTGGGAACTGCTCGTGGGTAGCGAGTCGGGCGGAATTTTTCATTATGGAAATTTAGCGGGGAATCTAAATGGAAGTTTTACGCTGATTTCTTCGCAATACGGAAATATAGCAGAAGGAACCAGGATATCTATATCTGGTTCCGATATCACGGGCGATGGAAAACCGGAGATGGTTATTGGTAATCTTCGTGGAGGCATTGCGATTTATAGCACAGATGCGGCCAATCCTATAGAGACATTATCCGTCAAAGATTCACCGTCTGTTACGATTTATCCCAATCCGGGGATGAATCCGGCTTCTCTGCATCTGAGAGTCAAACCATTTCAACCATTTTCCCTGCAAATATTCACGGCAAGCGGGAAAATGATACACCAGTCAGCAATCAGAGATGAAGCAGCCCAGTTGGGAATCCCTGTACCAGCTTTACCGCCGGGGATTTATCTTATAAAACTTACTTTGAATGATTCCAGAATCTTTACAGCAAAATGGATCATCACAACAGGTTTTTAA
- a CDS encoding ABC transporter ATP-binding protein, translating into MNLNIHLEGIGKKFYHRWIFRDISHDFSLQPHLALVGRNGSGKSTLLRIIAGQLTPSAGKVIYTKGKMRVPVEHVYRYLSWAGPFTDLYPDLTLEEHLKLHFSFQKCLLSSPQEMISLLKLDEHKDKMLRYYSSGMLQRVKVGLALFSESDILILDEPTSNMDPANAQWMLDMIAGNVGDRIYILASNMEREYQWMARTLYL; encoded by the coding sequence ATGAATCTGAATATCCATCTGGAAGGCATCGGAAAGAAGTTTTACCATCGCTGGATATTCAGAGACATTTCCCATGATTTTTCCCTGCAACCACATCTTGCCCTCGTAGGCCGTAATGGTTCAGGGAAATCTACCTTATTGCGCATAATTGCCGGGCAGCTGACCCCTTCCGCAGGAAAAGTAATCTATACAAAAGGGAAAATGCGCGTGCCCGTTGAGCACGTTTACCGCTATCTCAGCTGGGCCGGGCCTTTTACAGACTTGTATCCGGATCTGACCCTTGAAGAACACCTGAAGTTGCATTTTAGTTTCCAAAAATGCCTGCTATCCTCTCCACAAGAGATGATCTCTTTACTAAAACTGGATGAACATAAGGATAAAATGCTGCGATATTACTCTTCGGGCATGTTGCAAAGAGTGAAAGTGGGACTGGCATTGTTTAGTGAATCGGATATACTTATCCTCGATGAGCCCACTTCCAATATGGATCCCGCCAATGCCCAATGGATGCTGGATATGATCGCAGGTAATGTTGGCGACCGGATCTATATTCTGGCTTCGAATATGGAACGGGAATACCAATGGATGGCTCGTACCTTATATTTATGA
- the lpxA gene encoding acyl-ACP--UDP-N-acetylglucosamine O-acyltransferase, with the protein MNDNVHIEPSATLHGGITVGEGTWIGSHVTIHDGARIGKNCRIFPGAVVSAIPQDLKFGGEKTTLEIGDNTTIRECVTLNRGTSAHGKTVIGANVLLMAYVHVAHDCLIGDHAILANAVNMGGHVEIGEAVVIGGMAAIHQFVKIGAHAMISGGSLVRKDVPPYVKAGRNPVQYEGVNSIGLRRRGYPNETIHSIQEIYRYIFFSGMNNSQALDYVETHLKPTEERDEVITFIRNASRGIIRGAGASHDSDTKSGHITANE; encoded by the coding sequence ATTAATGATAATGTCCACATTGAACCTTCCGCAACCCTTCATGGTGGTATAACAGTCGGTGAAGGCACCTGGATTGGATCGCATGTGACGATTCATGACGGTGCGCGGATCGGCAAAAACTGCCGCATTTTCCCCGGCGCGGTCGTTTCCGCTATTCCCCAGGATCTGAAGTTTGGCGGAGAAAAAACCACCCTTGAAATCGGTGATAATACAACTATCAGAGAATGTGTAACACTGAACAGAGGTACCTCCGCACACGGGAAAACAGTCATTGGCGCCAACGTACTGCTCATGGCGTATGTTCATGTTGCACATGATTGTCTGATCGGCGATCATGCGATCCTGGCAAACGCCGTGAACATGGGCGGGCATGTGGAGATCGGAGAAGCTGTCGTTATTGGTGGCATGGCTGCTATTCACCAATTTGTCAAAATTGGCGCCCATGCTATGATTTCAGGTGGATCGCTGGTAAGAAAAGACGTTCCGCCCTATGTAAAAGCAGGCAGAAACCCCGTGCAATACGAGGGCGTCAATTCTATCGGCCTTCGCCGCAGAGGTTACCCGAATGAGACGATCCACTCCATTCAGGAAATTTACCGGTACATTTTCTTCTCCGGCATGAACAACTCCCAGGCGCTGGATTATGTAGAAACCCATCTGAAACCTACCGAAGAGAGGGATGAAGTGATTACCTTTATCCGCAACGCTTCCAGAGGAATCATCAGAGGGGCTGGTGCGTCTCACGATTCCGATACAAAATCCGGACATATCACAGCCAACGAATAA
- a CDS encoding bifunctional UDP-3-O-[3-hydroxymyristoyl] N-acetylglucosamine deacetylase/3-hydroxyacyl-ACP dehydratase — protein sequence MAEKQRTIQSPVSVSGVGLHTGEQVTMTFVPAGENHGYVFQRVDLDNQPLIRADVDNVVDTSRGTTIAENGAHMHTVEHTLAALVGLQIDNILIQVDGSEPPAMDGSAIAFSQALIEAGIVEQEADREYFYIDEPIHYMENDRKVELAALPNSDFRATVMIDFGSDILKAQNASLTDIADFPEKFANSRTFCFLHELESLHKAGLIRGGSLDSAVVIMDKEITQEELLRLKEIFNKPEMEIKEGILNHSGLHYENEPARHKLLDLLGDLALVGAPIKGHIMASRPGHKANVELARRIKAKLKQKRIASRFQKEEKKGVIFDINAIHEILPHRYPFLLVDKITDFTENTIRGIKNVTMNEPFFQGHFPGNPIMPGVLQLEAMGQVGGILLLNTIENPKSIWVYFVAIDNVRFKKPVIPGDTLVLELELTALRRGICKMSGKAFVDGQLVCSADMVASVVPKNRI from the coding sequence ATGGCTGAAAAGCAACGTACGATTCAATCACCGGTTTCCGTTTCCGGAGTCGGGCTACACACAGGAGAACAGGTTACAATGACCTTTGTTCCCGCAGGAGAAAACCATGGCTATGTATTTCAGCGGGTTGACCTCGACAATCAGCCCCTAATACGTGCCGACGTCGACAATGTGGTTGATACAAGCCGCGGCACCACCATTGCTGAAAATGGCGCACATATGCACACCGTTGAGCATACGCTTGCCGCATTGGTAGGGCTGCAGATTGATAATATTCTGATTCAGGTAGATGGCTCCGAGCCGCCGGCCATGGACGGTAGCGCCATTGCCTTCTCCCAAGCCCTGATTGAGGCAGGAATTGTCGAGCAGGAAGCCGACCGGGAATATTTTTATATTGATGAACCGATTCATTATATGGAAAATGACCGGAAAGTCGAACTCGCGGCCTTACCAAATAGTGATTTCCGTGCAACCGTTATGATTGATTTTGGGTCTGATATACTAAAGGCTCAAAACGCATCTTTGACAGATATTGCAGACTTCCCGGAAAAATTTGCCAACAGCCGCACTTTCTGCTTTCTGCACGAATTGGAGTCGCTTCACAAAGCAGGACTCATTCGGGGTGGTTCGCTCGACAGTGCAGTGGTAATCATGGACAAAGAGATCACACAGGAAGAATTGCTGCGCCTGAAGGAAATTTTCAACAAACCTGAAATGGAAATCAAGGAAGGGATTTTAAACCATTCGGGCCTCCACTACGAAAATGAACCTGCGAGACACAAACTGCTGGATCTTCTCGGAGATCTCGCACTTGTAGGGGCTCCGATTAAAGGCCACATTATGGCTTCCCGTCCTGGCCATAAAGCCAATGTAGAGCTCGCCCGGAGAATTAAGGCGAAGCTGAAACAAAAACGGATCGCCAGCCGGTTTCAAAAAGAGGAAAAGAAAGGTGTAATTTTTGACATTAATGCCATTCATGAAATCCTCCCCCACCGGTATCCATTTCTTCTGGTCGATAAAATCACCGACTTTACTGAAAATACGATCCGGGGGATTAAGAATGTAACCATGAATGAACCCTTTTTTCAGGGTCATTTTCCCGGCAACCCTATCATGCCCGGTGTACTCCAATTGGAAGCGATGGGACAGGTAGGCGGAATTCTGCTCCTCAATACAATCGAAAATCCAAAATCAATCTGGGTTTATTTTGTAGCTATAGACAACGTTAGGTTTAAAAAACCAGTTATACCAGGAGACACACTTGTTTTAGAGTTGGAATTGACAGCACTTCGAAGAGGGATCTGTAAGATGAGCGGCAAAGCTTTTGTCGACGGTCAACTTGTTTGTTCCGCTGACATGGTCGCCAGTGTAGTACCCAAAAACAGAATATGA